DNA from bacterium:
GCGCCGCCAGTGGGGGCGGGGAACGCCCGCGTGAGCGGGGCGCTGCGGGTCACGGTGAAGCTCTTCGGCGCCTTCCGCCAGGCGGCGGGCGCCGGCTCCTTGACCCGCAGCCTCGCGCCCGGCAGCACCCTCGAGTCGCTCTGGCTCGATCTCTGCGCCGAGTGGCCGGCGCTCGCGACCCTGAGGGCCGCGCGCCTGGCGGCGATCAACTTCGAACACGCCCGCGCCGATCGCGCGCTGGCCGACGGCGACGAGGTGGCCTTCTTCCCGCCCGTTTCCGGGGGGTAGGCGATGGCGACGCCGCGCTTCCTGATCACTGCGGAGCCGCTCGCGCTCGAGCCGCTGTTAGCCGCGGTGGCCGCCGCGGAGCACGGGGCCGTCGTCGGCTTCCTCGGCGTCGTGCGCGCCGAGGCCGGCCTCGCCGCCCTGGACTACGAAGCCTACGCGCCGATGGCCGAGCGGCAGATGGCGGCCATCGCCGCGGAACTCGGCGCACGCTGGGGTCCGCTCGCCCTGGCCGCGCACCACCGCGTGGGCCGGCTCGCCGTCGGCACGCCCTCGCTGGCCCTG
Protein-coding regions in this window:
- a CDS encoding MoaD/ThiS family protein, with the translated sequence MAGGGGELPRHLLGDHDLLRRQLLPGRPALLRRRRSGEDPELGLPGGRDRLRADRPLLARRPAPPVGAGNARVSGALRVTVKLFGAFRQAAGAGSLTRSLAPGSTLESLWLDLCAEWPALATLRAARLAAINFEHARADRALADGDEVAFFPPVSGG
- a CDS encoding molybdenum cofactor biosynthesis protein MoaE; its protein translation is MATPRFLITAEPLALEPLLAAVAAAEHGAVVGFLGVVRAEAGLAALDYEAYAPMAERQMAAIAAELGARWGPLALAAHHRVGRLAVGTPSLALAVGAPHRAAAFAAAAAFVDRLKEVVPIWKSAVPPGGAGEEPR